A single genomic interval of Anopheles darlingi chromosome X, idAnoDarlMG_H_01, whole genome shotgun sequence harbors:
- the LOC125956962 gene encoding cadherin-86C isoform X1, whose product MSVCVCVVRGILFASLVIDTCRHCSISLVAGRWSNPVRLRRVCLSQSSINQKLQQRGGKRGRERERNFAKGHEMPSIRGAQKPPVPVPVPMPALTWTWSARTQSQPPTQPASHSRLATLLLPLFAALTLLACVRSVAGLDPKFDPSTSMRLVLVPTDATVGSVIYRLRATDDEFEYPLQFELVGDAASSTVQIETLPCTKFNSICQANVILTRRLEPGRYYDFQVSVKDTKGGMSVQSCSITATNFTTPHDLIFPHKAGIIMVPEDAKKGTELDYVLANKNPLQSKSVYLELWGSPLFGIRQKIVSPETTEGTIFLLGPLDFEKQAMYHLTVLANGAYAEPGQDTRNIAGLEVVIIVEDVQDVPPVFTVAPPVTRLPAGLIPGDKVLQVHAEDGDKGVPREIRYGLVSEGNPFTSFFDINETSGEIALLRPLDDILALTHAGDPVLLTVIAEEVKVTRDEPPAMATTVQLAFFLPERSNSPPYFENDHYVARLEENAAPGTVLTFNEPYTPRVMDDDAGKNGVFSLTLLDNNGTFEIAPNVAEGHANFVIRVRDPSRLDYETATYVHFQILAQELGPATNLSTLVNVTVYLTDANDNAPVFEQADYIVDLPENMTAGTRVVQVHATDADTAGLGGRVRYTQLLGPQNTSLNLDPASGVVTVAISNHGFDRESMPEYHLYVEARDDDGIGNRALVPLVIRLIDVNDESPRFERPLYEFILSADLTNFTVPAFIRAHDADAEAPNNEVRYELIYGNYGNKFFLHPITGELRVAGSLRSQQQQQQQPTQRRRRRRRQLTAVPSEVVLRSPSAGGTSSDPQQQQQQTTDVFVLTARAFDLGVPVRYSTTTIRVYPPESRTRTVTFLVPGRDPDRRRVQETLQDITGGRVIIQEVRPATASDATDLVGDTGGGGGGGDRSVVIATILYDSDSVVDIARIQQRLSINGTITNIISQEERSAILYKAENRVLFWLLIFLAILLALGILTLLLCCICPWCPLNAANRKRILRVNNIEDDVHLVHRKQGIGKQSKSVQVAEWMGRREAWSAANRSTDSRTKPTHWEYRGRRDIVKGGGGGGGGHGGHGGSGTLAAASSAAAAAAAAAVVEDDGRNNHDSNEDDSGNGGDGRNRPVAVKIRSDAKGKSAKEDGHLHRSRTNLLNADRDMYVEDVDDPHDPEYQSLKRIHHHHHHHHHGGGGQGGGGGGGQGGKPHGGAAGGGGTDEPPPIIDDDSMRRHELDRGSDLNYERRGSFKRQHHAVPATLHGDEQIEPRDQYFIKDGNAEILRLITRGRNEEENIYVNVPQRHPGAGAAATAAAGGAAGSAPTVNGGANASQYIMVDNGGKEILMRRYIEEQANGKQIIREHYQLLPGTTFIQTIPNEVPGGPAGRGYAGGGGGGVGRGEHVTEVKISAAQVPVAGRARKGARPGLDCDECDDGEDGGPEDGALKPAVSTHSLIHQELENSLKQQNALLRQILLEKEKLEEKYNAYEQALETQSLPCQSMAVMVAATQTDCDTGTQTDPVHRRRGYDHDHDHHHRHGGSLGLGGRRRTKSENDDSLSEDEYEYVRYSPPDSPDGVYLIKRHRHRKKSRSLKASLGGDGGGGDGSGDGESTGDGRPARNRHVVVVESVKRKIRTPIREEDDDDGEYEAGLGRRARGDHRQRQEQPLGSRAHYRAAAAAAGAGGGGRSTNRNGGRSHQETRTSILRRKRNEELARNGVTGSQQLQQKEQQQLQKEQKEQIRLKRDVLLEIADSLQDGVGGVGGGGDGRRKKVYKKNVKYYEDSDGSEREVVVQKNYFSADSLDEMASDVEDYRYQMTKTSKSVTVSPKAAVRRDNTTETTTTRIRLTTSDSPKKDGGLPGAGGKPTAPKPPRLSKSVSREEALNEGAGGEHSVNPKYMDWYYNLGGKEDSLEKQREKQRTTAAMQTTTTMTTSTSSTTTITAAGGGRKQKAPVATPQHPGGSTTVEGTPEAARAGSKPEPAPRTSPPKDQPLPPPPPPGAGRLLKEDIQHARKVAAGTADTGSSHPLLQHSEHRYEAAYDPSPQIPAPPDKLPHYLYPETPPIVSRDNKVQIKIVDSSAAPVVAAAAAAAAAASAAATPAKPAAPAAGRDDSTTGRQQTTGTGTTNSKATTSKTLNVSTLEDDHDSGIAMNSLLNTKGRRNKIADKKSIFTIAYDDVRIRQIRSESDTPPFS is encoded by the exons TCATGAAATGCCGTCCATCCGGGGAGCACAGAagccaccggtgccggtgccggtgccgatgccggcgCTAACGTGGACGTGGAGCGCCAGGACACAGTCACAGCCACCGACGCAGCCAGCGTCGCATTCGCGTCTAGcgacgctactgctgccactgtttGCCGCCCTAACGCTGCTCGCCTGCGTCCGCTCGGTGGCCGGGCTCGATCCAAAGTTCGATCCGTCGACCAGCATGCGACTCGTCCTCGTACCGACTGATGCGACCGTCGGTTCCGTCATCTACCGGTTGCgggccaccgacgacgagttCGAGTATCCGCTCCAGTTCGAGCTAGTCG GCGATGCCGCCTCGTCGACGGTCCAGATCGAGACGCTACCCTGCACCAAGTTCAACTCGATCTGCCAGGCGAACGTCATACTGACGCGCCGGCTGGAACCGGGCCGCTACTACGACTTCCAGGTGTCGGTGAAGGACACCAAGGGTGGCATGTCGGTGCAGAGTTGCTCGATAACCGCCACCAACTTCACCACACCGCACGATCTGATCTTTCCGCACAAGGCGGGCATCATCATGGTACCGGAG GATGCCAAGAAGGGAACCGAGCTGGACTATGTGCTGGCTAACAAGAATCCACTGCAGTCGAAGTCGGTGTACCTGGAGCTGTGG GGTTCGCCATTGTTTGGCATCCGGCAGAAGATCGTTTCACCGGAGACGACCGAAGGTACAATCTTCCTGCTCGGTCCGCTCGACTTCGAGAAGCAGGCCATGTACCACCTGACGGTGCTCGCTAAT ggTGCATATGCGGAACCGGGCCAGGATACGCGAAACATTGCCGGCCTCGAGGTGGTGATCATCGTGGAGGATGTGCAGGATGTGCCACCGGTGTTTACGGTGGCACCACCGGTCACGCGGCTACCGGCAGGACTAATACCGGGCGACAAG GTGTTGCAGGTACACGCCGAGGACGGCGACAAGGGAGTACCGCGCGAGATCCGGTACGGCTTAGTGTCGGAGGGGAACCccttcacttccttcttcgACATCAACGAAACGTCCG gtgaaATCGCGCTGCTGCGACCGCTGGATGACATCCTGGCCCTGACGCACGCGGGCGATCCGGTGCTGCTAACCGTCATCGCCGAGGAGGTAAAGGTGACGCGCGACGAACCACCGGCCATGGCGACCACCGTCCAGCTGGCGTTCTTCCTGCCCGAGCGCAGCAACTCGCCGCCCTACTTCGAGAACGACCA CTACGTGGCACGGTTGGAGGAGAACGCGGCCCCCGGTACCGTGCTGACGTTTAACGAACCGTACACACCGCGCGTCATGGATGACGATGCGGGCAAGAATGGTGTCTTCTCGCTGACCCTGCTCGACAACAATGGCACCTTCGAGATCGCACCGAACGTGGCCGAGGGTCACGCCAACTTCGTCATCCGGGTGCGTGACCCAAGCCGGCTCGACTACGAAACCGCAACGTACGTGCACTTCCAGATACTGGCGCAGGAGCTCGGACCGGCCACCAACCTGTCGACGCTGGTCAACGTGACCGTCTATCTGACCGACGCCAACGATAACGCGCCGGTGTTCGAGCAGGCCGACTACATCGTCGATCTGCCGGAAAACATGACGGCGGGAACGCGAGTGGTGCAGGTGCACGCGACCGACGCCGATACGGCCGGGTTGGGTGGGCGCGTCCGCTACACCCAGCTGCTCGGTCCCCAGAACACCTCGCTCAACCTCGATCCGGCATCGGGCGTAGTGACGGTCGCGATCAGCAACCATGGCTTCGACCGGGAATCGATGCCCGAGTACCATCTGTACGTGGAGGcgcgcgatgacgatgggatCGGGAATCGGGCCCTCGTACCGCTCGTTATCCGGCTGATCGACGTGAACGATGAGTCACCGCGCTTCGAGCGACCCCTGTACGAGTTCATACTGTCGGCCGATCTGACCAACTTTACCGTGCCGGCCTTCATACGGGCacacgatgccgatgccgaggcACCGAACAACGAGGTACGGTACGAGCTGATCTACGGCAACTATGGCAACAAGTTCTTTCTGCATCCGATCACGGGCGAGCTGCGTGTAGCCGGATCGTTGcgttcgcagcagcaacagcagcagcaaccaactcAGCGTCGCCGTCGACGGCGCCGCCAACTGACGGCCGTACCGTCCGAGGTGGTGCTACGGTCGCCGAGTGCCggtggcaccagcagcgacccgcagcagcagcagcagcagaccaccgACGTATTCGTGCTGACGGCGCGCGCCTTCGATCTCGGCGTACCGGTGCGCTACTCGACCACCACGATCCGTGTCTATCCGCCCGAAAGCCGGACGCGCACGGTCACGTTCCTGGTGCCGGGGCGCGATCCGGATCGGCGCCGCGTCCAGGAAACGCTGCAGGACATCACCGGGGGGCGCGTCATCATCCAGGAGGTACGGCCGGCGACGGCCAGCGATGCCACCGATTTGGTCGGcgataccggtggtggtggtggtggcggcgatcgatcggtagtGATCGCGACGATCCTCTACGACTCCGACTCGGTGGTCGACATTGCCCGCATCCAGCAGCGGCTCTCGATCAACGGCACAATCACGAACATCATCAGCCAGGAGGAACGCAGTGCG ATCCTGTACAAGGCCGAGAACCGGGTGCTGTTCTGGTTGCTGATCTTTCTCGCGATCCTGCTCGCCCTCGGTATcctcacgctgctgctctgctgcattTGCCCCTGGTGCCCACTGAACGCGGCCAACCG AAAACGAATTCTTCGCGTGAATAACATCGAAGATGATGTACATCTTGTTCATAGAAAGCAGGGCATTGGAAAGCAATCGAAATCCGTTCAG gttGCCGAGTGGATGGGAAGACGAGAAGCGTGGTCGGCGgcgaaccgatcgaccgattcCCGGACCAAACCGACGCATTGGGAgtaccgaggacgacgagacaTTGTcaaaggcggcggcggtggcggtggtggccacggcggTCACGGCGGTAGCGGCACACtagcggcggcgtcgtcggcggcggcggcggcggcggctgctgcggtggtggaaGACGACGGACGCAACAACCACGACAGCAACGAGGACGACAGTGGCAATGGTGGCGACGGGCGTAACCGCCCGGTCGCGGTCAAGATTAG GAGCGACGCGAAGGGTAAATCAGCGAAGGAGGACGGCCATCTGCACCGTTCGCGGACGAACCTGCTGAACGCGGACCGGGATATGTACGTGGAGGACGTAGACGATCCGCACGATCCGGAGTATCAATCGCTGAAGcgcatccatcatcaccaccatcaccatcaccacggtggtggtgggcagggtggtggtggtggtggtggccagggtGGCAAACCGCACGGTGGAGCAGCGGGCGGGGGTGGCACCGACGAGCCGCCCCCCATCATCGACGATGACTCGATGCGGCGCCACGAGCTGGATCGGGGCAGCGACCTCAACTACGAGCGTCGTGGCAGCTTCAAGCGACAACACCATGCG GTACCGGCGACACTGCATGGCGACGAACAGATCGAACCGCGCGATCAATACTTCATCAAGGATGGGAACGCGGAAATCCTACGGCTGATAACGCGCGGCCGCAACGAGGAAGAGAACATTTACGTCAACGTACCGCAACGGCATCCGGGTGCGGGCGCGGCCGCTACGGCAGCCGCTGGCGGTGCCGCCGGTTCCGCACCGACGGTCAACGGTGGTGCCAACGCGTCCCAGTACATCATGGTCGATAACGGTGGCAAGGAGATCCTGATGCGGCGCTACATCGAGGAGCAGGCAAACGGGAAGCAGATCATTCGGGAGCACTACCAGCTCCTGCCCGGCACCACCTTCATCCAGACCATCCCGAACGAGGTGCCGGGCGGTCCGGCCGGCCGTGGTTacgctggtggcggtggtggtggcgtcggtcGCGGGGAACACGTGACCGAGGTAAAGATTAGCGCGGCTCAGGTACCGGTGGCGGGACGAGCACGCAAAGGGGCCCGCCCCGGGCTCGATTGCGACGAGTGCGACGACGGGGAGGACGGGGGGCCCGAGGATGGAGCGCTGAAACCGGCCGTCTCGACGCACTCGCTCATACACCAGGAGCTGGAGAACTCGCTGAAGCAGCAGAACGCGCTGCTGCGCCAGATACTgctcgagaaggagaagctcgAGGAGAAGTACAACGCGTACGAGCAGGCACTCGAAACCCAGAGCCTACCGTGCCAgtcgatggcggtgatggtggcggccacGCAAACCGACTGCGATACCGGCACCCAGACGGACCCGGTGCACCGTCGCCGGGGgtacgaccacgaccacgaccaccatcaccgacacGGTGGCTCCCTCGGGTTGGGCGGCCGCCGGCGGACTAAGAGCGAGAACGATGATTCCCTGTCGGAGGACGAGTACGAGTACGTGCGGTACAGTCCCCCGGACAGCCCGGACGGCGTCTATCTGATCAAgcggcaccgccaccgaaagaAGTCCCGCAGCCTCAAGGCGTCGCTCGGCGGCGATGGAGGAGGTGGCGATGGTAGCGGTGACGGTGAGTCGACGGGTGACGGGCGCCCGGCGCGGAACCGGCACGTTGTCGTGGTGGAATCGGTGAAGCGCAAAATCCGGACACCGATCcgcgaggaggacgacgatgacggggAGTACGAGGCGGGCCTTGGGCGGAGGGCCCGCGGTGATCATCGCCAACGGCAGGAGCAACCGCTCGGCTCACGAGCTCACTACCgggcggctgcagcggctgctggcgctggtggtggtggtcgttcaACGAACCGAAACGGGGGCCGATCGCACCAGGAAACGCGCACCAGCATACTACGCCGTAAGCGCAACGAGGAGCTCGCCCGGAACGGTGTGACAGGAtcgcagcagctccagcagaaggagcagcagcagctgcagaaggAACAGAAGGAACAGATCCGGCTCAAGCGGGACGTACTGCTCGAGATTGCCGACTCATTGCAggacggtgttggtggtgttggtggtggaggagatgGTCGACGGAAGAAGGTGTACAAGAAGAACGTAAAGTACTACGAGGACTCGGACGGCTCCGagcgggaggtggtggtgcagaagaACTACTTCTCGGCCGACAGCCTCGACGAGATGGCGTCCGACGTCGAGGACTACCGGTACCAGATGACGAAGACGTCGAAATCGGTGACGGTGTCACCGAAGGCGGCGGTACGGCGCGACAacaccaccgaaaccaccacgaCCCGCATCCGGCTCACCACGTCCGACTCGCCGAAGAAGGATGGCGGCCTGCCGGGGGCGGGGGGTAAACCGACGGCACCGAAGCCACCCCGGCTCAGCAAGTCGGTGTCGCGGGAGGAAGCACTGAACGAGGGTGCCGGCGGCGAGCACTCGGTTAACCCGAAGTACATGGACTGGTACTACAACCTGGGCGGTAAGGAGGACTCGCTGGAGAAGCAGCGTGAGAAGCAACGTACGACGGCGGCTatgcagaccaccaccaccatgaccaccagcacctcgtcgacgacgaccattaCGGCGGCCGGTGGCGGCCGGAAGCAGAAGGCACCGGTCGCGACACCGCAGCACCCCGGtggcagcaccaccgtcgAGGGGACGCCCGAAGCAGCCCGGGCCGGcagcaaaccggaaccggcgccCCGCACGAGCCCCCCCAAGGaccagccgctgccgccgccgccgccgccgggtgCCGGGCGGCTGCTGAAGGAGGACATCCAGCACGCCCGGAAGGTGGCGGCCGGTACGGCCGACACCGGCAGTAGCCATCCGCTGCTGCAACACTCCGAGCATCGGTACGAGGCCGCCTACGATCCGAGCCCCCAAATACCGGCACCCCCGGATAAGCTGCCCCACTACCTCTACCCGGAGACGCCACCGATCGTGAGCCGGGACAATAAGGTGCAGATCAAGATCGTCGACTCGTCGGCGGCCCCGGttgtggcggcggctgcggcggctgcagcggcggcgtcggcggccgCTACACCAGCGAAACCGGCGGCGCCGGCGGCTGGAAGGGATGATTCGACAACAGGCAGACAACAGACGACCGGAACTGggaccaccaacagcaaggCGACGACCTCGAAGACGCTGAACGTGTCGACGCTCGAGGACGATCACGATTCGGGCATCGCGATGAACTCGCTGCTGAACACCAAGGGCCGGCGGAACAAGATCGCGGACAAGAAGAGCATCTTTACCATCGCCTACGATGACGTGCGCATACGGCAGATCCGCTCCGAGAGCGATACGCCGCCCTTCTCCTAA